The Bacteroidota bacterium genome contains the following window.
TTTGTTGGCATATTACGATGTTTCTACTTCGCTTGACAACCTGCTCCTCGATACCAGCGAAATCTTCAGAAAAAGAATACCGGTTGAATGTCTGATTCATATGACAGATAAAATTTTAAACCCAAAAATTGACTTTTCTATAGACTTGCCCGATTCCGATGAAAAAACAAAAGACCAAGTCAACAATTTAACTGAAAATGAGACAAATAAACAATTCATTTCACTTTTGGTGATAAATCGTTTTCAACCATTGAGTTATCTCAGCAATTCGGGTAGCGATAATTTTGGGGCTAACTATAGCCTCACAGAAAGTGGCACAGAAATTCTTTCCAACCAATTGAGTCATTGGCTTTCGCAAATAAGCAACGATTTTGATATAGGTTTCAACTATAGGCAAGGCGACGAGCTCAGCAGCGATGAAATTGAAGTAGCCTTAGAAACCCAATTGTGGAACGACAGAGTTAGAATAAATGGAAATTTTGGGGTAGGAGGGCAGTACGAAAATGCAAACAAAATTGTGGGCGACTTCGATATAGATTTCAAACTCAATAAATCGGGAAAACTCCGTGCAAAATATTTTACAAAAGCCAATAATTCATTGATTTACGATGAATCACCATATACTCAAGGGGTAGGAGTTTTTTATAGAGAAGAATTTAACAAATTGTCAGATTTGTTTAGAAAATATAGTTTATTTAAATAAGTAAGCTAAGTTCAGCCTGTCCCGATTTCTTATCGAGAAGATACGTACGCTTAATGGTGGGAGAAGAGTGCTGGTGGCTATAATGCTGTCAGCCGCCTACTCGATTGTGGTGTCGTTTTTTATTTCTTCAAAGTTTTTTACTTCTATTTTTCCTTTTGTAGGTATCATATTCCGCCAAACCCAATTATAATGTTCAATCACCTTTTTGGCTTTCAAATGAGGTCTTTCTCCAGTTGTGTGTCCGTTCTCTACAACAGTTATATTGTAGTCTTTTGTTAAAGCAGACTGTATTGTAGATTCAACACAAAAATCAGTTGCACAACCTGTTATAAATAATTCGTTTATTTTAAGTTCTATCAGTTTTGATTGAAGTTCAGATTTGTAAAAAATATCATTTGCATATTTGTCAATCCGAACATCAGTTGATTCAACAATTAGTTCATCCAAATTTTCCCATTCGAATGAATTTTTTTCAAATTCTCCAGTTCCAGTTCCATCATGTTGAATATAAATCACAGGGAAATTCCGCTCTCTAAATATTGAAGCAAGTTCATTTATACGCTTAACAACTCCATCTGTGTCAAATCGAGGTGTTTTCGGTGTGAAAGAACCTTTTTGCATATCAATTACTAATAGAGATTTTCTGTTTTTCATTTATTTACAATGTTTTTTCAAAATGCCCGCTAACATTAGTATAAACAGAAAATTCCGTTTATTTCTTTATTATTA
Protein-coding sequences here:
- a CDS encoding isochorismatase family protein, coding for MKNRKSLLVIDMQKGSFTPKTPRFDTDGVVKRINELASIFRERNFPVIYIQHDGTGTGEFEKNSFEWENLDELIVESTDVRIDKYANDIFYKSELQSKLIELKINELFITGCATDFCVESTIQSALTKDYNITVVENGHTTGERPHLKAKKVIEHYNWVWRNMIPTKGKIEVKNFEEIKNDTTIE